The following coding sequences are from one Streptomyces sp. V3I7 window:
- a CDS encoding SigE family RNA polymerase sigma factor: MAEVLELSPALFEQGILPATRGAALRPPRAALRPRTPGASGGMPVIAPMPAARPARIPSQRDGAEETTAAGTTVDHLTETYRAHYRSLLGLAALLLDDTASCEDVVQEAFIRVHSARKRVRDPEKTLAYLRQTVVNLSRSTLRRRILGLKLLAKPMPDAASAEEGAYDQLERRDLIQAMKGLQRRQREVLVLRYFADMTEAQVAETLGISLGSVKAYGSRGIAALRLAMGATA; encoded by the coding sequence GTGGCAGAGGTACTCGAACTATCCCCCGCGCTCTTCGAGCAGGGGATACTCCCGGCGACCCGCGGCGCGGCCCTTCGGCCGCCCCGTGCGGCGCTCCGTCCCCGTACACCCGGGGCTTCCGGCGGCATGCCGGTGATCGCCCCCATGCCCGCAGCGCGGCCGGCCCGCATCCCCAGCCAGCGTGACGGCGCCGAGGAGACCACGGCGGCCGGTACGACCGTCGACCATCTCACCGAGACCTACCGCGCGCACTACCGCTCGCTGCTCGGTCTCGCCGCGCTCCTCCTCGACGACACCGCCTCCTGCGAGGACGTCGTCCAGGAGGCGTTCATCCGGGTGCACTCGGCGCGCAAACGCGTCCGCGATCCGGAGAAGACCCTCGCCTATCTGCGGCAGACGGTCGTCAACCTCTCGCGTTCGACGCTGCGCCGCCGCATCCTCGGCCTGAAGCTGCTCGCCAAGCCGATGCCGGACGCGGCGAGCGCGGAGGAGGGGGCGTACGACCAGCTGGAGCGGCGCGACCTCATCCAGGCGATGAAGGGTCTGCAGCGCCGCCAGCGCGAGGTCCTGGTCCTGCGTTACTTCGCGGACATGACCGAGGCGCAGGTCGCCGAGACGCTCGGGATATCGCTCGGTTCGGTGAAGGCGTACGGTTCACGCGGCATCGCGGCCCTGCGGCTGGCGATGGGAGCGACCGCATGA
- a CDS encoding SURF1 family protein: MYRFLLTPRWWGINVFVLLAIPFCVFMGSWQLSRFEARVQDHRTATEQAASAHRQAARPLAELLPVDKRTSGMRATVSGRYGEQLLVPDRELGGKRGFYVLTMLRTDSGRALPVVRGWLPGPADAAKAPAAPAGKVTVTGALQASETPGDNGVGAGGGLPSGQTAAISSASLVNLVPYRVYDAWITLDKGDAGMTAVPATAPGGTGLDLKAFQNLGYTGEWFVFAGFVVFMWFRLVRREVEFRRDAALGLASGEETRDDTNEEGRESVSHPSGV, encoded by the coding sequence GTGTACCGGTTTCTGCTGACACCCCGCTGGTGGGGCATCAACGTCTTCGTGCTGCTCGCCATCCCCTTCTGCGTCTTCATGGGGTCGTGGCAGCTGAGCCGGTTCGAGGCGCGGGTGCAGGACCACCGCACCGCCACCGAACAGGCGGCGTCCGCCCACCGCCAGGCGGCCCGGCCGCTCGCCGAGCTGCTGCCCGTCGACAAGCGCACGTCGGGCATGCGGGCCACCGTGAGCGGCCGGTACGGCGAGCAGCTCCTCGTTCCCGACCGGGAGCTCGGCGGCAAGCGCGGCTTCTACGTGCTGACGATGCTCCGTACCGACTCCGGACGCGCCCTGCCCGTGGTGCGCGGCTGGCTGCCCGGCCCCGCGGACGCGGCGAAGGCGCCCGCCGCCCCCGCCGGGAAGGTCACCGTGACCGGCGCGCTCCAGGCCTCCGAGACGCCCGGCGACAACGGCGTCGGCGCGGGCGGCGGACTGCCGTCCGGGCAGACGGCGGCGATCAGTTCGGCGTCGCTGGTGAACCTCGTGCCGTACCGGGTGTACGACGCCTGGATCACACTCGACAAGGGCGACGCGGGGATGACCGCGGTGCCCGCGACCGCGCCCGGCGGCACCGGGCTGGACCTCAAGGCGTTCCAGAACCTCGGCTACACCGGTGAGTGGTTCGTCTTCGCGGGCTTCGTCGTCTTCATGTGGTTCCGGCTGGTGCGCCGCGAGGTGGAGTTCCGCCGGGACGCCGCCCTCGGGCTGGCGTCCGGCGAGGAGACGCGCGACGACACGAACGAGGAGGGGCGGGAGAGCGTCTCCCACCCCTCCGGCGTCTGA
- a CDS encoding NUDIX domain-containing protein, whose protein sequence is MEQQSATGAEPSLRQEDHLVVVAAAVVEQGRLLVVSKKAAPEVFYLPGGKPDPGETPAEALARELDEELGVYPVEPQLLADIEAVAALEKVPMRMTVFTAGISNLPQPAAELADMRWINGDEPDVQLAPAVRDQVIPLLKRSGLLAA, encoded by the coding sequence ATGGAGCAACAAAGTGCGACGGGCGCTGAGCCGAGCCTCCGTCAGGAGGATCACTTGGTCGTCGTGGCTGCGGCTGTCGTGGAGCAGGGGCGGCTACTGGTCGTGAGCAAGAAGGCGGCACCCGAGGTGTTCTACCTTCCGGGCGGGAAGCCTGATCCGGGTGAGACGCCAGCCGAAGCGCTGGCACGGGAACTCGACGAGGAACTCGGGGTTTACCCGGTCGAGCCGCAGCTCCTGGCTGACATCGAAGCCGTGGCCGCGCTGGAGAAGGTGCCCATGCGCATGACGGTCTTCACGGCCGGGATCAGCAACCTTCCCCAGCCAGCGGCCGAACTGGCGGACATGCGGTGGATCAACGGCGACGAGCCGGATGTTCAACTTGCTCCGGCCGTGAGGGACCAAGTCATACCGCTCCTGAAGCGCAGTGGCCTGCTGGCTGCCTAG
- a CDS encoding recombinase family protein → MKRLARNAAELMTLSATLQADGVHLELLSGPLQGLYDPNGAGAIVFAVLAVAAEVEREGIREKTLEGLDAAARRGRHGGRPSVIDEDKLAIARARHAKGESVTAIAKALGICRATLYRHIGESA, encoded by the coding sequence ATGAAGCGTCTTGCCCGTAACGCCGCCGAGTTGATGACCCTGTCCGCCACCCTCCAGGCGGACGGCGTCCACCTGGAACTCCTGTCCGGTCCCCTCCAGGGTCTGTACGACCCGAACGGCGCGGGTGCCATCGTGTTCGCCGTGCTGGCCGTGGCCGCAGAGGTCGAGCGGGAAGGCATCCGGGAGAAGACGTTGGAAGGGCTGGATGCTGCGGCCCGACGGGGCCGACATGGCGGACGCCCCTCCGTGATCGATGAGGACAAGCTCGCCATAGCTCGCGCCCGTCACGCCAAGGGCGAGAGCGTCACAGCCATCGCTAAGGCCCTGGGGATCTGCCGCGCCACCCTTTACCGACACATCGGAGAGAGCGCCTGA
- a CDS encoding MFS transporter gives MTETAQPVDQSTAQEEQWLTPGVRGIGSASFLADVGHEIPTALLPSLLTSTLGAPAAALGAIEGISDALAGAARFGGGVLADDPARRRKVAVGGYATTAVLGAATAGATAVWQVGILRAAAWTARGLRVPARNALLADIVPAKVYGRAYGFERMMDNLGAIFGPLLALGLVAWVGVQWAIGLSVIPGLLAAVAIIYAIRKTPRPTSRDKVPLKILIRPVLRGGLGKLMGAVAAFEVGNVAATLLILRASELLTPGHGTKTATTIALGLYTAYNVAATLASVPAGRLSDRLGVRGPVLVLTGGVAAFAVAYGLFAVSGAVVAFLAVPFVLAGVGIGAVETAQHSAVAALAPKEVRGSAFGLLATVQSLGNLAASGIAGILWSTVSPTAAFAYLAAWMAIALAGLLVTAPRLMQRRGSAGE, from the coding sequence ATGACTGAAACCGCGCAGCCGGTCGATCAGAGCACGGCCCAGGAGGAGCAGTGGTTGACCCCCGGTGTGCGGGGGATCGGCTCGGCCAGCTTCCTTGCCGACGTGGGTCATGAGATACCCACTGCCTTGCTGCCCTCTTTGCTGACCTCGACGCTGGGTGCACCGGCCGCAGCCCTCGGCGCGATCGAAGGCATCTCCGATGCTCTAGCCGGCGCAGCCCGCTTCGGAGGTGGAGTCCTCGCAGACGACCCAGCGCGACGGCGGAAGGTGGCTGTCGGTGGATACGCCACGACGGCTGTCCTCGGTGCAGCAACGGCAGGGGCGACGGCTGTGTGGCAGGTCGGCATCCTGCGTGCCGCAGCCTGGACGGCTCGCGGTCTGCGCGTCCCGGCACGTAACGCGCTGCTCGCGGACATCGTTCCGGCCAAGGTGTACGGGCGGGCGTACGGCTTCGAGCGGATGATGGACAACCTTGGTGCCATCTTCGGCCCGCTGCTCGCGCTCGGCCTGGTCGCGTGGGTCGGCGTTCAGTGGGCCATCGGCTTGTCGGTGATCCCCGGACTGCTGGCCGCTGTCGCCATCATCTATGCCATCCGTAAGACCCCACGCCCCACGAGCCGTGACAAGGTTCCGCTGAAGATCCTCATCCGACCTGTGCTTCGTGGTGGCCTCGGCAAGCTCATGGGTGCGGTAGCCGCCTTCGAGGTGGGCAACGTCGCTGCGACTCTCCTGATCCTGCGCGCCTCAGAGTTGCTCACTCCAGGGCACGGCACGAAGACGGCCACTACGATCGCGCTGGGGCTGTACACCGCGTACAACGTGGCCGCCACGCTGGCTTCCGTCCCCGCTGGTCGTCTCTCTGACAGGCTCGGCGTTCGCGGTCCGGTGCTCGTGCTGACGGGCGGTGTTGCCGCCTTCGCCGTTGCCTACGGGCTTTTCGCCGTCAGTGGCGCAGTGGTGGCCTTCCTCGCTGTTCCGTTCGTCCTGGCTGGCGTCGGCATCGGTGCGGTTGAGACAGCGCAGCACTCGGCCGTCGCCGCTCTCGCTCCGAAGGAAGTGCGAGGCTCCGCGTTCGGTTTGCTCGCCACGGTGCAGTCACTCGGCAACCTCGCCGCCAGCGGCATCGCGGGCATCCTCTGGAGCACTGTGTCTCCGACTGCTGCGTTCGCCTACCTCGCTGCCTGGATGGCCATCGCTCTGGCCGGTCTGCTTGTGACAGCGCCACGCCTGATGCAACGGCGAGGGAGTGCAGGGGAGTGA
- a CDS encoding recombinase family protein, with translation MQTNVRVVGCGRQSVTRTEDENSLSIGAQRRDLQYWADTPGQGRLIVGWALDTNTSGTTNPFQREQLRPWLTDRLEEWDALAFPRIDRISRKVRYFSELLDWVEENNKHIVTVDGSLNTQAAGGSAVAKVLSVLAEEEHRKIRKNVASGMRTLRELGRFTGGPQPFGYLSIDSEDEHRILTPDPVYAELLREIAKRVRDGDSTYTIAEDFNRRGIMTWSDHLRSLAGKPVKGILWKPATIARVIQNPVCVGYQTYNGEIWETEEGEPSVIADEPILKLGHWEAANKALAARTRLKKVRRRDTACLLTGIAICGSCGSRMVCHHTTKTLKNGETKTYRDYRCTSRNRSVACSAVATVGESELEAVFTEALIGAIGHAPEMVKLVDPGEDHTAELEQKRQRLNKLESDYAEGKYDTEAKEQSYWRTLENLTKKIAELEAHPVRPRTVVFQPTGRTWADKWKAMGTQDRREFLSERNVRVMVWRDPMPGMKRGAVVHFGNLKEFAIAGGVDGAELSDWGETGWNVPAHWMDPIPLMDAEQRATIVETYGTAEPPETLQKVRAKTVETFPEAASVFVSTLRAA, from the coding sequence ATGCAAACAAACGTTCGAGTAGTGGGTTGCGGTCGACAGTCGGTGACCCGCACGGAAGACGAGAACTCCCTTTCCATCGGCGCCCAGAGGCGCGACCTCCAATACTGGGCCGACACGCCCGGACAGGGACGCCTCATAGTCGGGTGGGCACTCGACACCAACACATCCGGCACAACAAATCCCTTTCAGCGGGAACAGCTCCGGCCATGGCTGACCGACCGCCTGGAGGAGTGGGATGCACTGGCGTTCCCCCGCATCGACCGCATCTCCCGAAAGGTGCGGTACTTCTCCGAACTGCTCGACTGGGTGGAGGAGAACAACAAGCACATCGTCACCGTCGACGGCAGCCTGAACACCCAGGCGGCCGGTGGAAGCGCGGTCGCGAAGGTGCTGTCCGTCCTCGCCGAGGAGGAGCACCGGAAGATCCGCAAGAACGTCGCGAGCGGCATGCGCACCCTGCGTGAACTGGGCCGTTTCACGGGCGGACCGCAGCCCTTCGGGTACCTCTCTATCGACTCGGAGGACGAGCACCGGATCCTGACGCCTGATCCCGTGTACGCGGAACTACTCCGGGAGATCGCCAAACGCGTCCGTGACGGCGACTCCACGTACACGATCGCCGAGGACTTCAACCGGCGCGGCATCATGACGTGGTCCGACCATCTCCGCTCGCTCGCGGGCAAGCCGGTGAAGGGCATCCTGTGGAAGCCCGCCACCATCGCGCGCGTCATCCAGAACCCGGTCTGCGTCGGCTACCAGACGTACAACGGGGAGATCTGGGAGACCGAGGAGGGGGAGCCGAGCGTCATCGCAGACGAGCCGATCCTGAAGCTCGGCCATTGGGAGGCCGCCAACAAGGCGCTCGCCGCACGCACCCGCCTGAAGAAGGTCCGGCGCCGTGACACCGCCTGTCTGCTCACAGGCATTGCCATCTGCGGGAGTTGCGGTAGCCGCATGGTCTGCCACCACACGACGAAGACCCTGAAGAACGGCGAGACCAAGACGTACCGTGACTACCGGTGCACCTCTCGAAACCGTTCTGTCGCCTGTTCCGCCGTGGCCACGGTCGGTGAGTCCGAACTCGAAGCCGTCTTCACCGAAGCACTCATCGGGGCCATCGGCCACGCCCCGGAAATGGTCAAGTTGGTGGACCCCGGTGAAGACCACACGGCCGAGCTCGAACAGAAGCGTCAGCGACTGAACAAGCTGGAGAGCGACTACGCGGAAGGGAAGTACGACACCGAGGCCAAGGAGCAGTCGTACTGGCGCACCCTGGAAAACCTCACGAAGAAGATCGCCGAACTCGAAGCGCACCCCGTCCGCCCTCGTACGGTCGTCTTCCAGCCCACAGGCCGGACGTGGGCCGACAAGTGGAAGGCCATGGGAACTCAGGACCGGCGCGAATTCCTGAGCGAGCGGAACGTCAGGGTCATGGTGTGGCGGGACCCGATGCCAGGCATGAAGCGCGGGGCCGTCGTCCACTTCGGCAACCTGAAGGAGTTCGCCATTGCTGGTGGAGTAGACGGGGCCGAACTCTCCGACTGGGGAGAGACCGGCTGGAACGTCCCGGCCCACTGGATGGACCCGATTCCCCTGATGGACGCGGAGCAGCGAGCGACCATCGTCGAGACGTACGGCACGGCCGAACCCCCCGAGACGCTGCAGAAGGTGAGAGCCAAGACCGTGGAGACCTTCCCCGAGGCTGCATCGGTCTTCGTCTCCACGCTGCGTGCAGCGTGA
- a CDS encoding prolyl oligopeptidase family serine peptidase: protein MSDAEAEAMPDWEKRFRAPRVSLPDWAEDAPDHSLFVSNATGTYELYAWDRKTGRQRQVTDRPDGTTDGTLSPDGEWIWWFDDGMGSSVPDLPSYGDEFGVWRRQPFAGGEDELATPGLEPSYPAGVALSRDGRTAVVGRSTDEDGTTIHVTREGETPAEIYRHRESAGVGDLSHDGTLIAIEHTEHGDAMHSALRVLRLDGTTVAELDDSEGGTRELGLEILGFAPVDGDPRLLIGHQRRGRWEPLIWDVATGEQTDLALELPGDVSAEWYPDGTGLLIAHAFEARSELFRYDLATGALTSIPTPQGSVSGATARPDGSVEFLCSSAAEPPAVRSTTGKVVLDPPGMTCPPSVPVEDVWVEGPGGRIHALIQKPAGATGPLPTVFDLHGGPTWHDSDSFAAGPAAWVDHGYAVVRVNYRGSTGYGRAWTDALKHRVGLIELEDVAAVRDWAIASGLADPTRLILTGASWGGYLTLLGMGTQPDAWTLGIAVVPVADYVTAYHDEMEALKAMDRTLLGGTPEEVPDRFRASSPLTYVDDVKAPLYISAGVNDPRCPIRQIDNYVKRLESRGAPHEVYRYDAGHGSLVVDERIKQVRLELDFARRHLMR from the coding sequence ATGAGCGACGCAGAAGCAGAGGCCATGCCCGACTGGGAGAAGCGGTTCCGTGCACCGCGTGTCTCCCTGCCTGACTGGGCGGAAGACGCCCCCGATCATTCGCTGTTCGTGTCGAACGCGACCGGGACCTACGAGCTGTACGCCTGGGACCGGAAGACCGGGCGCCAGCGACAGGTCACGGACCGGCCGGATGGCACCACGGATGGGACTCTCTCGCCCGACGGTGAGTGGATCTGGTGGTTCGACGACGGCATGGGTTCCTCCGTTCCAGACTTGCCGTCATATGGGGACGAGTTCGGCGTGTGGCGCCGCCAGCCGTTCGCGGGCGGCGAGGACGAGCTCGCGACGCCGGGCCTTGAGCCCTCCTACCCGGCGGGCGTGGCCCTGTCCCGGGACGGCCGTACGGCGGTCGTCGGCCGCTCGACGGACGAGGACGGTACGACGATCCACGTCACGCGCGAGGGCGAGACCCCGGCGGAGATCTACCGCCACCGCGAGTCGGCGGGCGTGGGCGACCTCTCCCACGACGGCACACTGATCGCCATCGAGCACACGGAGCACGGCGACGCGATGCACTCCGCGCTGCGCGTTCTGCGCCTGGACGGCACGACGGTCGCCGAACTCGACGACAGCGAGGGCGGCACGCGCGAGCTGGGCCTGGAGATCCTCGGCTTCGCACCCGTCGACGGCGACCCGCGCCTCCTCATCGGCCACCAGCGGCGCGGCCGCTGGGAGCCCCTGATCTGGGACGTGGCGACCGGCGAGCAGACGGACCTCGCCCTGGAGCTGCCGGGCGACGTCAGCGCCGAGTGGTACCCGGACGGCACCGGCCTGCTCATCGCCCACGCCTTCGAGGCCCGCAGCGAGCTGTTCCGCTACGACCTGGCGACCGGCGCGCTGACGAGTATCCCGACCCCGCAGGGCTCGGTGTCCGGCGCGACGGCCCGCCCCGACGGCAGCGTGGAGTTCCTGTGCTCCTCGGCCGCCGAGCCGCCGGCGGTCCGCTCGACGACCGGCAAGGTGGTCCTGGATCCGCCCGGCATGACATGCCCGCCGTCGGTTCCGGTGGAGGACGTGTGGGTGGAGGGCCCCGGCGGCCGCATCCACGCCCTGATCCAGAAGCCGGCGGGCGCGACCGGCCCGCTCCCCACGGTCTTCGACCTGCACGGCGGCCCCACCTGGCACGACAGCGACTCCTTCGCCGCGGGCCCGGCGGCCTGGGTGGACCACGGATACGCGGTGGTCCGCGTCAACTACCGCGGCTCCACGGGGTACGGCCGGGCCTGGACGGACGCCCTCAAGCACCGGGTCGGCCTGATCGAGCTGGAGGACGTGGCCGCGGTCCGCGACTGGGCGATCGCCTCCGGCCTCGCCGACCCCACCCGCCTGATCCTCACGGGCGCCTCCTGGGGCGGCTACCTCACCCTCCTCGGCATGGGCACCCAGCCGGACGCCTGGACCCTGGGCATCGCGGTCGTCCCGGTCGCCGACTACGTCACGGCGTACCACGACGAGATGGAGGCCCTGAAGGCCATGGACCGCACCCTGCTGGGCGGCACCCCGGAAGAGGTCCCCGACCGCTTCCGCGCCTCCTCCCCCCTGACCTACGTCGACGACGTCAAGGCCCCCCTCTACATCTCCGCCGGCGTCAACGACCCCCGCTGCCCCATCCGCCAGATCGACAACTACGTCAAACGCCTGGAATCCAGGGGCGCGCCCCACGAGGTCTACCGCTACGACGCGGGCCACGGGTCACTGGTGGTGGACGAGCGGATCAAGCAGGTGAGGTTGGAACTGGACTTCGCGCGGCGGCATTTGATGCGGTAG
- a CDS encoding NAD-binding protein, which translates to MVVCGDDGLAHRLAAELRGVYGEQVTLVVPAFARTTQPPGVGRVRDGSASLLDRMVSAAVGWGAGNGGNGGGVGSGSGSGSGAPAGNGRVSEVGGLERVLEAREPTEGVLFEAGVERAVALALVYDDDETNIRAALTARRLNPRLRLVLRLYNRRLGQHIEELLDQAAALAFAGGEGDGDDGSGGSSGDASTIVLSDADTAAPALAATAVAGTSKVVQTDEVLLRAVERPPGWVGRVSAGSGQPGLRTLALLSTTSSDPAGADGSEGSGSRGPRLLPDEAEVAEATGRGTVVLEQVSYAAGPPLPAGRAGVVPSFASLFSRRLRWSLAGIVACVFALVLTLWLVTEMNPLAAFYLTLLDLFGISDPAVGQSTGREVLQLLSGLAGLLLLPVLLAAVLEALGTFRTASALRKPPRGLGGHVVLLGLGKIGTRVLTRLRELHIPVVCVEADAEARGLATARRLGVPVVLGDVTQEGVLEAAKIHRAHALLAVTSADTTNLEAVLYARSVRPDLRVVLRLYDDDFATAVYRTLRAAHPRALTRSRSVTHLAAPAFAGAMLGRQILGAIPVERRVLLFAAVDVGGHAQLEGRTVDDAFRAGKWRVLALVGRPDVSLDHVLEAGDRVVVAATRRGLAELLGRRAPTQPSGSVG; encoded by the coding sequence ATGGTCGTGTGCGGGGACGACGGGCTCGCGCACCGGCTCGCGGCCGAGTTGCGCGGGGTGTACGGGGAGCAGGTGACGCTCGTCGTCCCGGCGTTCGCGCGCACCACGCAGCCGCCGGGGGTCGGGCGGGTGCGGGACGGCTCGGCTTCGTTGCTGGACCGGATGGTGAGTGCGGCCGTCGGGTGGGGCGCGGGCAACGGCGGCAACGGTGGCGGCGTCGGCAGCGGCAGCGGCAGCGGGAGCGGGGCGCCGGCCGGCAACGGGCGGGTGAGTGAAGTCGGCGGTCTGGAGCGCGTGTTGGAGGCGCGCGAGCCGACCGAGGGCGTGCTCTTTGAGGCGGGTGTGGAACGGGCCGTCGCGCTGGCGCTCGTGTACGACGACGACGAGACCAACATCCGTGCCGCCCTCACCGCCCGCCGGCTCAATCCGCGACTCCGGCTCGTCCTGCGGCTCTACAACCGGCGATTGGGGCAGCACATCGAGGAACTCCTCGACCAGGCGGCCGCGTTGGCGTTCGCCGGTGGGGAGGGAGACGGCGACGACGGCTCGGGCGGGAGCAGCGGGGACGCGTCCACCATCGTGCTGTCCGACGCCGACACCGCCGCGCCCGCGCTGGCCGCCACGGCGGTGGCCGGTACCAGCAAGGTGGTCCAGACGGACGAGGTGCTGCTGCGCGCGGTGGAACGGCCGCCCGGCTGGGTGGGCCGGGTCTCCGCCGGATCCGGGCAACCCGGCCTGCGGACCCTCGCGTTGCTCTCGACGACCAGCAGCGACCCGGCCGGGGCCGACGGTTCCGAGGGGAGCGGGTCGCGCGGGCCGCGGCTGCTGCCCGACGAGGCGGAGGTGGCCGAGGCCACGGGGCGCGGGACCGTCGTCCTGGAGCAGGTGTCGTACGCCGCCGGGCCGCCGTTGCCCGCGGGGCGCGCCGGGGTCGTGCCGTCGTTCGCCTCGCTGTTCTCGCGACGGCTGCGATGGTCACTGGCGGGGATCGTGGCGTGTGTCTTCGCGCTGGTGCTGACGCTGTGGCTGGTGACGGAGATGAATCCACTGGCGGCGTTCTATCTGACGCTGCTGGACCTGTTCGGGATCTCCGATCCGGCCGTCGGGCAGTCGACCGGGCGGGAGGTGCTCCAACTGCTCTCCGGACTGGCCGGGTTGCTGCTGCTGCCGGTGCTGCTGGCCGCGGTGCTCGAGGCGCTCGGGACCTTCCGGACCGCCTCCGCGCTGCGGAAGCCGCCGCGCGGGCTGGGCGGGCACGTGGTGCTGCTGGGGCTGGGGAAGATCGGCACGCGGGTGCTGACGCGGCTGCGGGAGCTGCACATTCCGGTGGTGTGCGTGGAGGCGGACGCCGAGGCGCGGGGGCTGGCGACGGCTCGGCGGCTGGGGGTGCCGGTGGTGCTCGGGGACGTGACGCAGGAGGGGGTGCTGGAGGCCGCCAAGATCCATCGGGCGCATGCGCTGCTCGCGGTGACGAGTGCGGACACGACGAATCTGGAAGCGGTGCTGTACGCACGGTCCGTGCGGCCCGATCTGCGGGTCGTACTGCGGTTGTACGACGACGATTTCGCCACCGCCGTGTACCGGACGCTGCGGGCCGCGCATCCGCGGGCGCTGACCCGGAGCCGGAGCGTGACGCATCTGGCGGCGCCGGCGTTCGCGGGGGCGATGCTGGGGCGGCAGATTCTCGGGGCGATCCCGGTGGAGCGGCGGGTGTTGCTGTTCGCCGCGGTGGATGTGGGCGGGCATGCGCAGCTGGAGGGGCGGACGGTGGACGACGCATTCCGGGCCGGGAAGTGGCGGGTGCTGGCGTTGGTGGGACGGCCGGACGTTTCTCTCGATCATGTGCTGGAGGCGGGGGACCGGGTGGTGGTGGCCGCGACTCGGAGGGGGCTGGCGGAGCTGCTGGGCCGACGCGCGCCCACCCAGCCGTCCGGCTCGGTCGGCTGA